Proteins from a single region of Rana temporaria chromosome 5, aRanTem1.1, whole genome shotgun sequence:
- the HTR5A gene encoding 5-hydroxytryptamine receptor 5A translates to MLPDLRMEWNITVTANGSSGSDHLSKHRISVFSVLILTLLAMLVIATFLWNVLVLVTILRVRTFHRVPHNLVASMAISDVMVAALVMPLSLVHELNDRRWRLGRVLCHIWISFDVLCCTASIWNVTAIALDRYWSITRHLEYTLKTRKRISNIMILLTWLLSAVISLSPLFGWGETFSEVNKECKVSQEPSYTIFSTFGAFYLPLCVVLFVYWKIYKAAKFRIGSKKTNTITPMPEVIEVKEASNQPQMVFTVRHATVTFQTDGDTWREQKEKRAALMVGILIGVFVLCWIPFFITELINPLCSCDIPPIWKSIFLWLGYSNSFFNPLIYTAFNKNYNNAFRNLFSRQR, encoded by the exons ATGTTACCAGACCTGAGGATGGAATGGAACATCACTGTCACAGCTAATGGGAGCTCAGGGTCAGATCATCTGAGCAAGCATCGCATATCTGTCTTCAGCGTCCTCATTTTAACTCTACTGGCTATGTTGGTAATTGCCACCTTCCTATGGAATGTATTAGTGCTGGTGACTATACTGAGGGTGAGGACTTTTCACCGGGTTCCTCATAATCTAGTGGCTTCCATGGCAATATCGGATGTGATGGTGGCCGCTTTGGTAATGCCCCTTAGTTTGGTCCATGAGCTGAATGACCGGCGGTGGAGACTGGGAAGGGTGCTCTGTCACATCTGGATCTCATTTGATGTCCTGTGTTGCACAGCGAGCATCTGGAATGTGACAGCTATTGCCCTGGACAGGTACTGGTCCATCACCAGACACTTGGAATACACTCTAAAGACCAGGAAAAGGATATCTAACATTATGATCCTGCTGACTTGGCTGTTATCTGCTGTCATCTCCCTGTCTCCTCTGTTTGGATGGGGAGAGACATTTTCAGAGGTGAATAAGGAGTGTAAGGTTAGCCAGGAACCGTCTTACACAATCTTCTCCACCTTTGGAGCTTTTTACCTTCCCCTGTGTGTGGTTCTTTTTGTGTACTGGAAAATCTACAAAGCTGCCAAATTCAGAATCGGgtcaaagaaaacaaacacaatTACACCCATGCCAGAAGTGATTGAG GTCAAAGAAGCATCCAACCAGCCTCAGATGGTCTTCACAGTCCGCCATGCCACTGTCACTTTCCAGACAGATGGGGACACATGGAGGGAGCAGAAGGAGAAGAGAGCAGCCCTCATGGTGGGCATCCTTATTGGGGTCTTTGTTCTCTGCTGGATTCCTTTCTTTATCACAGAACTTATTAACCCTCTATGTTCCTGTGACATTCCTCCTATCTGGAAAAGTATTTTCTTATGGCTGGGCTATTCTAATTCTTTTTTCAATCCGTTGATCTACActgcctttaataaaaattataacaatGCATTTAGAAACTTGTTCTCAAGACAACGGTGA